Proteins encoded in a region of the Flavobacteriaceae bacterium HL-DH10 genome:
- a CDS encoding short-chain dehydrogenase, producing the protein MKSKEKTKTAKSRLQLLHQYYSYTGFYAFVWNAVKKSIPYIIIIVAAVYTLNHFFNINAALVTLTQVLPAYGVIVFFFVSETLLGLVPPEIFIAWAGKMNNPWGYLSLLAFLSYFGGLVSYYIGHIITKIPSFHNYLEIKMKNQLKNSKKWGGFLIVVGALLPLPFSISCLAAGIIEFPFKNVVIYGSLRLLRFLFYGLVIFHVF; encoded by the coding sequence ATGAAATCTAAGGAAAAAACAAAAACTGCTAAATCTCGTTTACAATTATTACATCAGTATTATAGTTATACTGGGTTTTATGCTTTTGTTTGGAATGCGGTAAAAAAATCTATTCCTTATATCATTATTATAGTTGCTGCTGTTTATACTTTAAATCATTTCTTTAATATTAATGCCGCTTTAGTAACACTTACACAAGTATTACCCGCTTATGGTGTCATAGTATTCTTTTTTGTTTCTGAAACCTTATTAGGACTTGTTCCTCCAGAAATTTTTATTGCCTGGGCAGGCAAAATGAATAACCCTTGGGGATACCTCAGTCTTTTAGCCTTTTTATCATATTTTGGTGGTTTGGTATCTTATTATATCGGACATATTATTACCAAAATTCCATCTTTCCATAATTACCTGGAAATTAAAATGAAAAATCAGTTAAAAAACTCAAAAAAATGGGGCGGTTTTTTAATTGTTGTTGGTGCCTTATTGCCGCTACCCTTTTCTATTTCTTGCTTGGCTGCTGGTATTATAGAGTTTCCTTTTAAAAATGTGGTTATATATGGTTCGTTGCGTTTATTACGCTTTTTATTTTACGGACTTGTTATTTTTCACGTGTTTTAA
- a CDS encoding alpha-isopropylmalate synthase regulatory domain-containing protein, with amino-acid sequence MTTRRIEIMDTTLRDGEQTSGVSFSASEKLTIAKLLLDELKVDRIEIASARVSEGEFQAVKGVTKWAKENNYLDKVEVLTFVDKGVSIDWMIEAGAKVQNLLTKGSLNHLTYQLKKTANQHFKEISETVSLAKEHGIETNVYLEDWSNGMRNSKDYVFEFLDFLSTQPIKRIMLPDTLGILTPNESYEFVKEIKDTYPNLHFDFHAHNDYDLGVANVMEGLRAGADGLHLTVNGMGERAGNAPMASTVAVINDFMPNIEIGVNEKVLFTVSKLVENFSGIMIPANKPVIGANVFTQTAGIHADGDNKKNLYFSELMPERFGRTRQYALGKASGKANIQKNLQELGLQLKDEDLKKVTQRIIELGDKKEVVTKEDLPYIISDVLDSYSYKQNVKVNSYVLTHSKGLKPSTTISITINGKTYEENAQGDGQFDAFMNALRNIYKIKGKEMPDLIDYAVRIPPGSHSDALCETIITWKNSKKEFKTRGLDSDQTVSAIKATEKMLNIITN; translated from the coding sequence ATGACTACAAGACGAATTGAAATAATGGATACGACACTTCGCGATGGTGAACAAACCTCGGGAGTGTCGTTTTCTGCTTCAGAAAAATTAACAATAGCCAAATTACTTTTAGATGAGCTTAAAGTTGATCGTATAGAAATTGCTTCTGCTAGAGTTTCTGAAGGAGAATTTCAAGCAGTTAAAGGGGTTACAAAATGGGCCAAAGAAAATAACTATTTAGATAAGGTTGAAGTTTTAACCTTTGTAGATAAAGGCGTTTCTATAGATTGGATGATTGAAGCTGGTGCTAAAGTTCAAAACCTACTAACTAAAGGTTCATTAAATCATTTAACTTATCAGCTTAAAAAAACTGCTAATCAGCATTTTAAGGAAATTTCAGAAACAGTTAGTTTAGCTAAAGAACATGGTATTGAAACCAATGTTTATTTAGAAGATTGGAGTAACGGTATGCGTAATTCTAAAGATTACGTTTTTGAGTTTTTAGACTTTTTATCTACGCAACCTATTAAGCGTATTATGCTTCCTGATACATTAGGAATTTTAACACCTAATGAATCTTACGAGTTTGTAAAGGAAATAAAAGATACCTATCCAAATCTACATTTTGATTTTCATGCACATAATGATTACGATTTAGGTGTTGCCAATGTTATGGAAGGTTTAAGAGCTGGCGCAGACGGTTTACACCTTACTGTAAATGGTATGGGAGAGCGTGCAGGTAACGCGCCTATGGCAAGTACCGTAGCCGTAATTAACGATTTTATGCCAAATATTGAAATTGGTGTCAATGAAAAAGTACTTTTTACTGTTAGTAAATTAGTAGAAAATTTTTCAGGAATTATGATTCCTGCCAATAAACCTGTAATTGGTGCTAATGTATTTACTCAAACCGCTGGTATTCATGCTGATGGGGATAATAAAAAGAACTTGTATTTTAGTGAATTAATGCCCGAGCGTTTTGGTAGAACCCGCCAATATGCATTAGGAAAAGCTTCTGGTAAAGCAAATATTCAAAAGAATTTACAAGAATTAGGTCTTCAACTTAAAGATGAAGATTTAAAAAAAGTTACCCAACGTATTATTGAGTTAGGTGATAAAAAAGAAGTGGTTACAAAAGAAGATTTACCATATATCATTTCCGATGTTTTAGATAGTTATTCATACAAGCAGAATGTAAAAGTAAATTCGTATGTATTAACCCATTCTAAAGGATTAAAACCTTCAACAACAATTTCTATTACTATTAATGGAAAAACTTATGAAGAAAACGCGCAAGGTGACGGACAGTTTGATGCTTTTATGAATGCCTTACGTAATATTTATAAAATTAAAGGTAAAGAAATGCCCGATTTGATTGATTATGCGGTGAGAATACCACCAGGTAGTCATTCTGATGCTTTATGTGAAACCATTATTACCTGGAAAAATTCTAAAAAAGAATTTAAAACACGTGGTTTAGATTCAGATCAAACGGTATCTGCAATTAAGGCTACTGAAAAAATGTTGAATATAATTACTAATTAA
- a CDS encoding response regulator — MNRILIVEDNEKKIEKLRDFLNEEFPEIAVEEKRSYNSALKEIAINYDNYDLILLDMSMQTYDISNEESGGEPEPLAGKNILKQMYLREIPTKVIVVTMYENYIDGTKIKQLDIELSKNFPDNYFGYIFFSHSNFDWAKKLEQEIKKIL; from the coding sequence ATGAATAGGATACTCATAGTAGAGGATAATGAGAAAAAAATAGAAAAATTAAGAGATTTTCTCAATGAAGAATTCCCTGAAATAGCAGTTGAAGAGAAAAGATCTTATAATTCCGCTTTGAAGGAAATAGCTATTAATTATGATAACTATGATTTAATTCTTCTTGATATGAGTATGCAAACGTATGATATTTCTAATGAAGAATCTGGAGGAGAACCAGAACCTTTGGCAGGTAAAAATATTCTTAAACAAATGTATTTAAGAGAAATTCCTACTAAAGTTATTGTAGTTACGATGTATGAAAATTATATTGATGGAACAAAAATTAAACAGTTAGATATTGAACTGTCAAAAAACTTTCCAGATAATTATTTTGGATATATCTTTTTTTCTCACAGTAATTTTGATTGGGCAAAAAAATTAGAACAAGAAATTAAAAAAATATTATGA
- a CDS encoding DUF3817 domain-containing protein gives MFSFLNIFRIVAFLEGVSYILLLFIATPIKYFLEEPKYVKMLGMPHGLLFIGYIILAFMLKPELRWTKKEFGSVLLAAIIPFGTFYIDRKYLNVKA, from the coding sequence ATGTTTTCATTTTTAAATATATTCAGAATTGTAGCTTTTCTTGAAGGCGTTTCATATATTTTATTACTTTTTATAGCAACACCTATTAAATACTTTTTAGAAGAACCTAAGTATGTTAAAATGCTGGGGATGCCTCATGGCTTACTTTTTATAGGTTACATTATACTAGCCTTTATGTTGAAACCAGAATTACGTTGGACTAAAAAAGAATTTGGTTCTGTTTTATTGGCAGCAATTATTCCTTTCGGAACCTTTTATATCGATAGAAAATATTTAAATGTTAAAGCATAA
- a CDS encoding mechanosensitive ion channel — protein MQTDTITEIVEKPPYTHLLYDYLVETVQLTELSAKYLNMVALLVALLIIVFVVDFIIRKLLLNTFTSFAAISKTNFDDLLVKNKVPRNIAHIIPLLLALEFIDKVFIDFPSFENIVEKGLKVFAIILSLWIVRSLLNTLKDYLKTIPSLKDKPIDSYIQVFMIFAWVAGFMSAIAIVTNIPFIKFVTGLGAISAVIILVFKDTIMGFVASIQVSINDMVRIGDWITFEKYGADGDVIEINLATVKVQNFDKTITTIPTYALISDSFKNWRGMTSSEGRRIKRALIIKQSGIKYLTDTDVEKLKHIQLITSYLEGRQADIKSYNETNKINKDLLLNGRNLTNIGVFRKYIDSYLKHHSAINKDMMIMARQLAPTPQGIPLEIYAFSSDKRWENYEYIMSDIFDHLLAALPYFELEIFELPSHGNF, from the coding sequence ATGCAAACGGACACTATAACAGAAATTGTTGAAAAACCCCCTTACACGCATTTATTATATGACTATTTGGTAGAAACCGTTCAATTAACCGAACTGTCTGCTAAATATTTAAATATGGTAGCCTTATTGGTTGCACTACTTATTATTGTGTTTGTTGTAGATTTTATTATTAGAAAACTATTGCTCAATACTTTTACCAGTTTTGCTGCTATTTCTAAAACAAACTTTGACGATTTATTAGTAAAAAATAAAGTACCACGAAATATTGCTCATATTATTCCTTTATTACTTGCTTTAGAATTTATTGATAAAGTTTTTATAGACTTCCCTTCTTTTGAAAATATTGTTGAAAAAGGATTAAAGGTATTCGCCATTATATTATCATTATGGATTGTTAGAAGCCTTCTAAACACATTAAAGGATTATTTAAAAACAATACCAAGTTTAAAAGATAAACCCATAGATAGTTACATTCAAGTATTCATGATTTTTGCTTGGGTAGCTGGTTTTATGTCGGCCATCGCTATTGTTACTAATATTCCTTTTATAAAGTTTGTTACAGGACTTGGAGCAATTTCGGCAGTTATCATATTAGTATTTAAAGATACTATTATGGGGTTTGTTGCTAGTATTCAAGTTTCTATTAACGATATGGTACGTATTGGCGATTGGATAACTTTCGAAAAATATGGTGCCGATGGTGATGTTATTGAAATAAACTTAGCAACTGTTAAGGTTCAAAATTTCGATAAAACAATCACCACTATTCCAACCTATGCCCTGATTTCTGATTCGTTTAAAAACTGGCGAGGAATGACGAGTTCTGAAGGAAGACGCATTAAACGTGCTCTAATTATAAAACAAAGCGGTATTAAATATTTAACCGATACCGATGTTGAAAAACTAAAGCATATTCAACTTATAACCTCGTATTTAGAAGGCAGACAAGCCGATATAAAATCGTATAACGAAACAAATAAAATTAATAAAGATTTATTGCTAAACGGTAGAAACCTTACCAATATAGGCGTTTTTAGAAAATATATTGATTCGTACTTAAAACATCATTCGGCTATTAATAAAGACATGATGATTATGGCGCGTCAATTAGCACCAACACCACAAGGTATTCCATTAGAAATTTATGCGTTTAGTAGCGATAAACGTTGGGAAAATTATGAATATATTATGTCTGATATTTTCGATCATTTATTAGCAGCGCTTCCTTATTTCGAATTAGAGATTTTTGAGTTGCCTAGTCATGGTAATTTTTAA
- a CDS encoding hotdog domain-containing protein, translated as MKFHTRKWVKPEDLNPNGTLFGGRLLEWIDEEAALYSIIQLENQKVVTKYMSEIDFKASAKQGDIVEIGIEVVKFGKASVVLSCEVRNKMTHETIITISNIVMVNLGEDGKAKPHGKTEVEYVVDRLK; from the coding sequence ATGAAATTCCACACAAGAAAATGGGTAAAACCAGAAGATTTAAATCCAAACGGCACTTTATTTGGCGGTCGCCTTTTAGAGTGGATTGATGAAGAAGCTGCTTTATATTCAATTATTCAACTAGAAAATCAAAAAGTTGTAACAAAATACATGAGTGAAATAGACTTTAAAGCTTCTGCAAAACAAGGCGATATTGTAGAGATTGGTATTGAGGTTGTTAAATTTGGAAAAGCTTCTGTGGTACTAAGTTGTGAGGTTAGAAATAAAATGACACATGAAACCATTATAACTATTTCTAATATTGTTATGGTGAATTTAGGTGAAGATGGTAAAGCAAAACCTCATGGAAAAACAGAAGTAGAATATGTGGTAGATAGATTAAAGTAA
- a CDS encoding S8 family serine peptidase — protein sequence MKNFIFLILAFSCSVFSTYGQRDTIQSVDDIPRFTYKIDSLASVVYKNDDQFRKLYLEVEKNYLSLKNTYVIEDVTLKKSILSTLRSIDLFEQKFEAGRAKSEMIKSLQKKPAQIQTSGLLTFAYLNAVAKHKTSTSMAFNTAYQAELEKLVAPLEYEVVGDDIKFSKSSMEIYSENLIEGLITENIDPASKGGELSGDFASALINYKYLARYILPYKGIIASVYKTYLDANHVEKKNIWKDRDVDLTNRSNLSPVTIAIWDSGIDHTLFPDNMYVNSQEKIDNIDNDGNGYIDDVNGIAHDLHANKITGNLIKLSEAQKVDVSQTLQLYKGLIDLQANIESEQAESLKKMMSGLKPDEVKSFIEDLNFFGNYAHGTHVAGIAVLNNPAANLLVARITFGYKLMPELPTIEKAKNNAKETIETINYFKSTGVRIVNMSFGGSPQGIETALEKHGVGADSEERKNMAREIFDIGKLAFYNAIKDAEDILFITSAGNSDEDSEFYEDIPSSFNLPNILTVGAVDQTGEETGFSSFGENVDVHANGFDVESYVPGGDRLKMSGTSMSSPNVANLAGKIWAINPDLSVEDVKNYIINYSDISEDGRIILMNPKASIDAVDKERPPINQQKKQKIKS from the coding sequence ATGAAAAATTTTATTTTTTTAATTCTAGCATTTTCTTGCAGTGTTTTCTCAACTTATGGACAACGTGATACCATTCAATCTGTTGATGATATCCCGAGATTCACATATAAAATTGACAGCCTCGCTTCTGTTGTGTATAAGAATGACGATCAATTTAGAAAGTTGTATCTGGAAGTAGAAAAAAATTACCTATCTCTTAAAAACACTTACGTTATAGAAGATGTAACTTTAAAGAAAAGTATATTATCAACATTGCGATCTATAGACCTTTTTGAGCAAAAATTTGAAGCAGGACGGGCTAAATCTGAAATGATTAAATCTTTACAGAAAAAACCAGCACAAATACAAACATCAGGTTTACTAACCTTTGCCTATTTAAATGCTGTTGCTAAACATAAAACGTCGACTTCTATGGCGTTTAACACTGCTTATCAAGCCGAATTAGAGAAATTAGTTGCGCCTCTAGAATATGAGGTTGTAGGAGACGATATAAAATTCAGTAAGTCATCAATGGAGATTTATTCGGAAAACCTGATTGAAGGGTTGATTACAGAAAATATAGACCCTGCATCTAAAGGTGGTGAACTAAGTGGTGATTTTGCCAGCGCATTGATCAATTACAAGTATTTAGCAAGATATATTTTGCCTTACAAAGGCATTATTGCTAGCGTTTATAAAACATATTTAGACGCTAATCATGTTGAAAAAAAGAATATTTGGAAAGATAGAGATGTGGATTTAACAAATCGTTCCAATTTGAGTCCAGTAACAATTGCCATTTGGGATAGTGGAATTGACCATACCTTATTCCCTGATAACATGTATGTGAATAGTCAGGAAAAAATTGATAATATTGATAATGATGGTAATGGGTATATTGATGATGTTAACGGGATTGCTCATGATTTACATGCAAACAAAATAACTGGCAATTTGATAAAACTTTCCGAGGCGCAAAAAGTTGACGTGTCACAAACATTGCAATTGTACAAAGGATTAATAGATTTACAGGCTAATATTGAAAGTGAACAAGCCGAAAGTTTAAAAAAAATGATGTCAGGGTTAAAACCTGATGAAGTCAAATCTTTTATTGAAGATCTCAATTTTTTTGGAAACTATGCGCATGGAACCCATGTTGCTGGAATTGCTGTACTTAATAACCCTGCAGCAAATTTGCTAGTGGCACGAATTACATTTGGATATAAATTAATGCCTGAATTACCAACCATTGAGAAAGCCAAAAATAATGCTAAGGAAACCATTGAAACTATCAACTATTTTAAATCCACAGGAGTTCGTATAGTTAATATGAGTTTTGGCGGTTCTCCTCAAGGCATTGAAACAGCTTTAGAGAAACATGGTGTTGGAGCAGATAGTGAGGAAAGAAAAAATATGGCTCGAGAGATTTTTGATATTGGAAAATTAGCATTTTATAATGCTATCAAGGATGCTGAAGATATTTTGTTTATTACTTCTGCTGGAAATTCTGATGAAGACAGCGAGTTTTATGAGGATATTCCTTCTTCTTTTAATTTGCCGAATATACTTACTGTTGGAGCTGTAGATCAAACGGGAGAAGAAACAGGTTTTTCTAGTTTTGGAGAAAATGTAGATGTTCATGCCAATGGTTTTGATGTAGAGAGTTATGTACCTGGAGGTGATAGATTAAAAATGTCGGGAACATCAATGTCGTCACCCAATGTGGCCAATTTGGCTGGAAAAATATGGGCTATCAATCCGGATTTAAGTGTTGAAGATGTGAAAAACTATATCATTAATTATAGTGATATTAGTGAAGATGGACGCATTATTTTAATGAACCCCAAGGCATCAATAGATGCTGTTGACAAGGAAAGGCCTCCTATTAATCAACAAAAAAAGCAAAAAATAAAGAGTTAG
- the leuB gene encoding 3-isopropylmalate dehydrogenase, giving the protein MKFNIALLAGDGIGPEVIDQAVKVSDAVAKKFGHEITWKPALTGAAAIDAVGEPYPDSTHEVCAAADAVLFGAIGHPKYDNDPSAPVRPEQGLLKMRKKLGLFANVRPTFTFPSLLDKSPLKKERIEGTDLVFLRELTGGIYFGEKGRRDGGETAFDNCVYTRAEVQRLAKKGFELAMTRSKKLCCVDKANVLETSRLWRETVQAMEKDYPEVEVSYEFVDAVAMRLVQWPNSYDVLITENLFGDILTDEASVISGSMGLMPSASMGSDIALFEPIHGSYPQATGLNIANPMATVLSAAMMFETAFNLPEEGKAIRDAVNKALAEGVVTEDLADGGKSFGTKEVGDWLAANI; this is encoded by the coding sequence ATGAAATTTAATATAGCACTATTAGCGGGCGATGGCATTGGACCAGAAGTCATAGATCAAGCAGTAAAAGTAAGTGATGCGGTTGCTAAAAAATTCGGACATGAAATAACTTGGAAACCAGCCTTAACCGGTGCTGCAGCTATTGATGCTGTTGGTGAACCTTACCCAGACAGTACCCATGAAGTTTGTGCTGCTGCTGATGCTGTTTTATTCGGAGCTATAGGGCATCCAAAATATGATAATGATCCTTCTGCGCCAGTACGTCCAGAACAAGGCTTATTAAAAATGCGTAAAAAATTAGGTTTATTTGCTAATGTGAGACCAACATTTACGTTTCCATCATTATTAGATAAATCGCCATTAAAAAAAGAGCGTATTGAAGGTACCGACTTAGTGTTTTTACGTGAGTTAACTGGCGGTATTTACTTTGGAGAAAAGGGGAGAAGAGACGGAGGAGAAACCGCTTTTGATAACTGTGTTTATACCAGAGCCGAAGTACAACGTTTAGCTAAAAAAGGTTTTGAATTAGCGATGACACGTTCTAAAAAATTATGTTGTGTTGATAAAGCCAACGTATTAGAAACATCTCGTTTATGGAGAGAAACAGTTCAAGCGATGGAAAAAGATTATCCTGAAGTTGAAGTAAGTTATGAGTTTGTTGATGCGGTAGCGATGCGTTTGGTACAATGGCCAAATAGCTACGATGTATTAATTACTGAAAACTTATTTGGAGATATTTTAACTGATGAAGCTTCTGTAATTTCAGGATCTATGGGATTAATGCCATCGGCATCTATGGGATCTGATATTGCTTTATTCGAACCAATTCACGGTTCATACCCACAAGCAACAGGATTAAACATAGCCAATCCAATGGCAACAGTATTATCTGCAGCCATGATGTTTGAAACCGCTTTTAATTTACCAGAAGAAGGTAAAGCAATTAGAGATGCTGTTAATAAAGCATTAGCTGAAGGTGTGGTTACTGAAGATTTAGCAGACGGTGGAAAATCTTTCGGAACTAAAGAAGTAGGAGACTGGTTAGCTGCTAATATTTAA
- a CDS encoding DUF2461 domain-containing protein has product MSHTVSKDVFSFFKKLEKNNNRDWFNENKPEFKAIEKDVKAFYNTIYERLNTHDSIDKLKIFRIYRDVRFSKNKLPYKTHFGGSFHRTKPHLRGGYYLHLQPNNESFIATGFWEPAPADLLRIRKEFEMDDEEIRNILADKKFNSVWGDTFLGDEVKTAPKGFSKEHKSIDLIKKKQYIFTKKYTDKEVLDTHFINEIDHAFKAIRPFFNYMSDVLTTDLNGESLI; this is encoded by the coding sequence ATGAGTCATACCGTATCAAAAGACGTGTTTTCGTTCTTCAAAAAATTAGAAAAAAACAACAATCGAGATTGGTTTAACGAAAACAAACCCGAGTTTAAAGCCATTGAAAAAGATGTGAAGGCTTTTTATAATACGATATATGAAAGATTAAATACTCATGACTCTATTGATAAATTAAAAATTTTTAGAATTTATAGAGATGTTCGTTTTTCAAAAAACAAACTACCTTATAAAACGCATTTCGGAGGCTCTTTTCATAGAACTAAGCCACATTTAAGAGGAGGCTATTATTTGCATTTACAACCTAACAATGAAAGTTTTATTGCTACAGGTTTTTGGGAACCTGCACCAGCTGATTTATTGCGAATTAGAAAAGAATTTGAAATGGATGATGAAGAGATTAGAAACATTTTGGCTGATAAAAAATTCAATTCAGTTTGGGGAGATACCTTTTTAGGAGATGAAGTTAAAACAGCTCCGAAAGGTTTTAGTAAAGAACACAAATCCATAGATTTAATAAAAAAGAAACAGTATATTTTTACTAAAAAATATACTGATAAAGAGGTGCTTGATACTCATTTTATAAATGAAATAGATCATGCGTTTAAAGCCATTCGCCCATTTTTTAATTATATGAGCGATGTGCTTACTACCGATTTAAATGGTGAATCTTTAATTTAA
- a CDS encoding glyoxalase — MNDRHFNLKSIRPSIASATINDNMSSDERFQNLVLRPVIKLQNDLLIEVFRNYITKHKSVFYNFTLEKRMDYIENAIQKDMKFRNSVKGMIIGQFTVEEYLLYIQNSSALNKRMMNIVKERLLSNMQLFEKPKLLTAV, encoded by the coding sequence ATGAATGATAGACACTTCAATTTGAAAAGTATTCGCCCTAGCATTGCTTCAGCAACTATTAATGACAATATGAGTAGTGATGAGCGTTTCCAAAATTTAGTATTACGCCCTGTTATTAAACTTCAAAATGATTTATTAATTGAAGTTTTTAGAAATTACATTACTAAGCACAAATCAGTTTTTTACAATTTTACGCTTGAAAAACGCATGGATTACATTGAAAATGCGATTCAAAAAGACATGAAATTCAGAAACTCAGTAAAAGGTATGATTATTGGCCAATTTACAGTTGAAGAATATTTGCTTTATATTCAAAATTCATCAGCATTAAACAAACGTATGATGAATATTGTAAAAGAACGTTTATTGAGTAATATGCAACTTTTTGAAAAACCCAAATTACTTACAGCTGTTTAA
- the leuD gene encoding 3-isopropylmalate dehydratase small subunit yields MAYDKFTTLTSTAVPLPIENVDTDQIIPARFLKATTRDGFGDNLFRDWRYNGDNTPKEDFILNNPIYKGKILVGGKNFGSGSSREHAAWAVYDYGFRCVVSSFFADIFKNNCLNIGVLPVQISPEFSEEIFEAIYADPNTELEINLEAQTITLLSSGTQESFDINGYKKGNMLNGFDDIDYLQSMKSEIETFAESRPF; encoded by the coding sequence ATGGCTTACGATAAATTTACAACACTAACAAGTACTGCAGTTCCTTTACCAATAGAGAATGTAGATACCGATCAAATTATACCAGCACGTTTTTTAAAAGCAACAACACGTGATGGATTTGGAGACAATTTATTTCGTGATTGGAGATATAATGGTGATAACACACCTAAAGAAGATTTTATTTTAAACAACCCTATTTATAAAGGAAAGATATTAGTAGGAGGAAAGAACTTTGGTTCTGGATCTTCTAGAGAGCATGCTGCCTGGGCGGTTTACGATTATGGCTTTCGTTGTGTTGTTTCTAGTTTTTTTGCAGATATTTTTAAAAATAACTGTTTAAATATTGGGGTGTTACCTGTGCAAATTAGTCCAGAGTTTTCAGAAGAAATTTTTGAAGCTATTTATGCAGATCCTAATACAGAATTAGAAATTAACTTAGAAGCTCAAACGATTACCTTACTATCATCTGGAACACAAGAGTCTTTTGATATTAATGGCTATAAAAAAGGAAACATGTTAAATGGTTTTGATGATATAGACTATTTACAAAGCATGAAAAGTGAGATTGAAACGTTTGCAGAATCTCGTCCTTTCTAA
- the leuC gene encoding 3-isopropylmalate dehydratase large subunit, which yields MSKSLFDKVWDSHVVRSIADGPDVFFIDRHLIHEVTSPVAFVGLKSRGLSVLYPERTFAVADHNTPTINQHLPVEDPLSANQLKTLEDNANQYGISHWGLGHQNNGIVHVVGPENGITLPGGTIVCGDSHTSTHGAFGAIAFGIGTSEVEMVLTTQCIMQPKPKKMRISVNGPLSKGVTPKDVGLYIISQLTTSGATGYFVEYAGDVFENMTMEGRMTVCNLSIEMGARGGMIAPDEKTFEYVKGRPMAPKGADWDKAMAYWKTLKTDEDATFDKEVSFNAADIEPMITYGTNPGMGMGISKNIPSAESVEGGKATYDKSLAYMGYAEDEQMIGKKIDYVFIGSCTNGRIEDFRAFASIVKGRKKADNVTAWLVPGSHIVEAKIKEEGLLDIFEEAGFVLREPGCSACLAMNDDKVPAGKYAVSTSNRNFEGRQGPGSRTLLASPLVAAAAAVTGVVTDPRELL from the coding sequence ATGAGTAAATCATTGTTTGATAAAGTATGGGATTCGCATGTAGTGCGAAGCATTGCCGATGGACCAGATGTGTTTTTTATAGACCGTCATTTAATTCATGAAGTAACAAGCCCTGTGGCTTTTGTTGGTTTAAAAAGTAGAGGGTTAAGTGTTTTGTATCCAGAGCGTACGTTTGCTGTAGCAGATCATAACACACCAACTATTAACCAACATTTACCTGTTGAAGATCCTTTATCTGCAAATCAGTTAAAAACATTAGAAGATAATGCCAATCAATATGGCATTAGTCACTGGGGATTAGGTCACCAAAATAATGGTATCGTTCACGTTGTAGGACCTGAAAACGGAATTACATTACCTGGAGGTACTATTGTTTGTGGAGATTCACATACATCAACTCATGGTGCTTTTGGAGCTATTGCTTTTGGTATTGGTACATCGGAGGTTGAAATGGTTTTAACCACGCAATGTATTATGCAACCTAAGCCTAAAAAAATGCGTATTAGTGTTAACGGACCTTTAAGTAAAGGTGTTACACCTAAAGATGTTGGATTATATATTATTTCGCAATTAACAACATCAGGAGCTACTGGCTATTTTGTTGAATATGCAGGTGATGTTTTTGAAAACATGACTATGGAAGGACGTATGACTGTTTGTAACTTATCTATTGAGATGGGTGCTCGTGGTGGTATGATTGCTCCAGATGAAAAAACATTCGAATATGTAAAAGGACGTCCTATGGCTCCTAAAGGTGCCGATTGGGATAAAGCAATGGCATACTGGAAAACTTTAAAAACAGATGAAGATGCTACTTTCGATAAAGAAGTAAGCTTTAATGCTGCTGATATTGAACCTATGATTACCTATGGTACTAATCCAGGAATGGGTATGGGTATTTCTAAAAATATTCCTTCTGCTGAATCTGTTGAAGGCGGAAAAGCAACTTACGATAAGTCTTTAGCTTATATGGGTTATGCTGAGGATGAACAAATGATAGGTAAGAAAATCGATTACGTATTTATTGGTAGTTGTACTAATGGGCGTATTGAGGATTTCAGAGCTTTTGCATCGATTGTTAAAGGAAGAAAAAAAGCAGATAATGTTACTGCTTGGTTAGTTCCAGGATCTCATATTGTTGAAGCAAAAATTAAAGAAGAAGGGTTGTTAGATATTTTTGAAGAAGCTGGATTTGTTTTAAGAGAACCAGGTTGTTCTGCTTGTTTAGCAATGAATGATGATAAAGTACCTGCAGGTAAATATGCTGTAAGTACATCAAATAGAAATTTTGAAGGTCGTCAAGGACCAGGATCAAGAACATTATTAGCAAGTCCATTAGTGGCTGCTGCAGCTGCCGTTACAGGAGTAGTTACAGATCCAAGAGAACTTTTATAA